In Streptomyces sp. 71268, the DNA window ATATACGCCGTGCTTTGGTTCATCGACTTCAACCACGTTCTGGAGCACCCGGAGGGCAACTTCGATGATTGGCAGTGCAATCCGGATTACGGGCCGTGCGGCCTGAGCGAATGACCTTCCGTATCCTCGAACCTCCCAGGCTCGGCAAGGGCGTGAAGACGACCAACTCAGCAACCGCCCCACCCCAAGCCAACCCCCGCCGCCCGAGCCCGGCCAGTAGCCGGTCAGTAACCCACCCGCCCGCGCGCCGCGAACGTCCCCTACTCCCCCGCCACCGCCTCGAACCGCCAGCGGTGGACCGGGCGGCTCAGCAACTCGGCTGGTGGGGTGGGGAGTTCGGGGAGGTCCGCCTCGTACGGGGCGTCCCACCAGGTGATGACGAGGACGCGGTCGCCGGGGGCGCGGAAGGTCTCGCGGCGGAGGGGGGCGGGGGTCAGGGGTTGGTCGCGGGCCCAGTCGAGGAGTTCCGGGCCGCGGCCGTCGGCGGCGCGGGCCTCCCACATCAACGCGAGGGTCATGAGTAGAGGTTGTCCTTGCTCAGCTCGTGGAAGTGGTCGTGGGAGTGACCGTCACCGTGCGTGTGACCGTCACCGTGCGAGTGGCCGTGGCCGTGGCCGTGTTCGTGGCCGGCTCCGTGGTCGTGGTCCGGGGCGACCGGGGGTGCCGGGACGTGGGGGTCGGTGACCGGGAGGGAGGAGTCGGCCGACAGGTCCCAGGCCGAGGCGGCGCGGCCACGGGCGACCATCTCCGCGCCGAGGGCGGCCACCATCGCGCCGTTGTCCGTGCACAGGCCCGGGCGCGGGACGCGGAGCACGATGCCGGCGTCCTCGCAGCGGCGCTCGGCCATCGCGCGCAGGCGGGAGTTGGCGGCGACGCCGCCGCCGATCATCAGGTGGTCGACGCCGTTGTCCTTGCAGGCCCGCACCGCCTTGCGGGTCAGCACGTCCACCACGGCCTCCTGGAACGAGGCGGACACGTCGGCCACCGGGACCTCCTCGCCGGCGGCCCGCTTCGCCTCGATCCAGCGGGCGACGGAGGTCTTCAGGCCGGAGAAGGAGAAGTCGTACGCGGCGTCCCTCGGGCCGGTCAGGCCGCGCGGGAAGCGGATCGCGTCCGGGTCGCCGTCGCGGGCGATGCGGTCGATGACCGGGCCGCCGGGGAAGCCGAGGTTCAGGACGCGGGCGACCTTGTCGAACGCCTCCCCCGCCGCGTCGTCGATGGTCGAACCCAGCGGCCGTACGTCGGAGGTGATGTCCGGGGCGAGCAGCAGCGAGGAGTGGCCGCCGGAGACCAGGAGGGCCATCGTCGGCTCGGGCAGCGCGCCGTGCTCCAGCTGGTCCACGCAGATGTGCGAGGCCAGGTGGTTCACCCCGTACAGCGGTTTGCCCAGCGCGTACGCGTACGCCTTCGCCGCCGACACGCCGACGAGCAGCGCGCCGGAGAGGCCGGGGCCCGCCGTGACGGCGATGCCGTCCAGGTCGCTGGCCGCGACGCCGGCCTGTTTCAGGGCCCGCTGGATGGTGGGAACCATGGCCTCCAGGTGCGCCCGGCTGGCCACCTCGGGCACGACGCCGCCGAAGCGCGCGTGCTCGTCCACGCTGGAGGCGACCGCGTCGGCCAGCAGCGTGTGACCGCGCACGATGCCGACCCCGGTCTCGTCGCAGGAGGTCTCGATGCCGAGGACGAGGGGCTCGTCTCGGCGGCCGGTTGCGTCAGCCATGGGTTCCCGTCTCTGTCTCGCGCGCCGCCCGCGGCGCTGTCTCGGGAGCGCGCTCGGGCGCGTGCTCGGGTGGTTGTTCGGTTGCCGCGTCGAAGAGGCCGTCGATGGGGCCGTCGGCCCCTTCGTCGGGTACGGCATCGCTGGTCAGGGCCGCCTGGGCCACCGGGGCCGTCGGGGCCGCCGGGCCGGACAGCCGCATGACCAGGGCGTCCACGTTGCCCGGCTGGTAGTAGCCGCGCCGGAAGCCGATGGGTTCGAAGCCGAAGCGCTCGTACAGGCGCTGGGCGCGCGCGTTGTCCACCCGCACCTCAAGCAGCACCTCGTGGCACTCGAACGCGGTGGCGGCGGTCAGCAGGTCGCTCAGCAGCCGCGCGCCGAGTCCGGTTCCCCAGTGGCTGCTGGCCACCGCGATCGTCTGCACGTCACCGGTGCCGTCCACGGCGGCGAGCCCGGCGTACCCGACGAGGTGGCCCGCCGCGTCCTCGGCGACCACGTAGTGCCGACTCGCCCCGGCGCCCCTGGCGTGGGCCAGCTCCGACCAGAACATCCCCGGCGACCAGGCGTCCTCGGGGAACAGCTCGCCCTCGATGGCGAGCACGGCGTCCAGGTCCCACCAGCGCATCTCGCGCACCCGCGGGGCCTCGTCCGCGCCGCCCGCCGCGACGGCGCTCGGCCGCTCGGCGGTGCCGGTCGGGGGCTCGGCCTCGCCGCCGGGCGGGACGCCCGTCTCGCGCGCTGCGCTCACTTCGGGGTGACCACCTTGTAGTTCGCGGGCACCTGGGCGTCCGGGCGGCGCAGGTACAGCGGCTGGTTCGGCGGGAACTCCTCGCCGGCGGCCAGCTTCTCCACCGCGAGCGCGGCGAGCGCGACGGCGGACTGGTGCTCGGGCAGCTCGGCCCCCTCCGGAACGCCGGGCAGCGCGGCCCCGGCGCCCGCCGCGGCGAAGACCTCCCGGTAGAGGGTGCCGCCCGCGCCCACCACGGGGAGCCCCGCCACCTGCTCGGCGATGTCGGCCGGCCGGTCGACGGCGGGCTCGCTGACGCGGGTCCTGCCGTCCGCGTACCGCGCCCAGTAGACCTCCTTGCGCCGGGCGTCCGTGGCGACGACGAACGGTCCGGTGAGCCCGGCCTGCCCGGCGGCGTACGCGATGCCGTCCAGCGTGCACAGCCCGCGCACCGGGATGTCGAGGGCGGCGCCGAACGCGGCGGCCGTCGCGAGCCCCACCCGCAGCCCGGTGTACGGGCCGGGGCCGATCCCGGCCACGACGTGCGTCAGGTCACCCGGCGTGACGGAGGCCGTCGCGAGCACCCGGTGCACGGCCGGCAGCAGCAGTTCGCCGTGCCGGCGGGCGTCCACCTGGTGGGAGGAGGCGAGAGTGGTCCGGCCGTCGTGGAGCGCGACGGTCACGGCGGGGGTAGCGGTGTCAAGAGCGAGCAGCAGCACGCCCACAAGCGTACGACCGCGAGCCGAGCGTCGATCCCGCGCCGGCCTGCCGGGTGCTACCGTCGGCCCGGTAGAGGCGTGACGAAGGGGTGGCTGGACGTGGCTCGGAACAGCTCCGGAACCATCGTGGCCGGACTCACGGCCGGGGCGATCATCGTCGTGGGCATCCTCGCCTACCACGCCTCCGCGAACGCCCCGATCAACCCGAACCAGGCGGCCCGCCCCGGTGCCTCCGACTCCGCCAAGCCCAAGGACAAGGCGAAGAAGGAGAAGTCCACCGCGATCCCGGCCAGCTCGGGCACCGGGCGTCGGGTGGTGTACGCGCTCAGCGACAAGCGGGTCTGGCTGGTCGGCGCGAACGAGCAGGCCATCCGCACGTACCCGATCTACCCCAGCTCGGTCAGCCCGGCCCCCGGCACGTACAACGTGACCTCCCGGTCCGCCAGCGTCACCGGCTCGGACGGGGTGTCCGTCGAGCACGTCGTGCGCTTCCACACCGAGGGCGACATAGTGTTCGGCTTCAGCGCCGCGGTCGACGGCTCGACGCCCGACCCGGACTCCAACCGGCGCACCGGTGGCATCCGTGAGAAGCGCGCGGACGGCGCGGCGATGTGGACCTTCGCCTCGATCGGCACCGAGGTCGTCGTCGTCCGGTAGGGACGGGCGTGCGTGGGTGACGGGCGTCCGTCGGTGACAGGCATGTGGTCGGTAGGCGCGCGCGACTGACGAGCGTGTGTGCCCCACAGGCGTGCGTGACTGACGAGGGTGCGTGCTCGGCCGGCGTGCGTGGGTGGGCGCTCGGCAGGCGTACGGGAGCGACAGGCGTCCGTGTACGAAGGTACGGAAGAGTGCGCGGACCAGCTCGGAGGTCAGGCCGCCTCGCGGCGACAGTGCGCCGTCGGCTGGGGCTCTGTCGCCGGTTCGACCCCGGGGATCGCGTGTCCCCCGGGCGGCGTGGAGAGCTCGGTCGCCGCGGCACAGGCCGCCAGCATGTCAGCCACCGATGGCGCCTTCGGGCAGCTTCGCGCCGGCGGCTGGTTGGGCTGATGAGTCTCCATGGGGTGCCTCCCGGTACTCCTGGGGCATGGGCGCGCACGGGCGGTTAGGTACGCCTAACTAGCGCGCTCAAGTCCATGTCACCACGCCCGAGGCGGTGAACGCAACATCTTCCCGACGGCTTGTCGGAATCTACAGCGTCACGTGACCGGCCGGCGGCTACCCCTCCAGCGGGCTCAGGTCCACGCCCGCCCAGCGCGCCCCGACGCCGGTCACGGTCACCCGGCGCACGTCGGCCACCTCGGCCTCGGCCTCGGTCGTCGCGGCGTCGACGTCGAGGACGGCGGGGCCCGCGGCGTTGGCGGGGATGGGCTCCGGGACGTCGGCGGGGGGCACCATGGCGGCGGTCTCGGCGCGGGGGGCCGGGGCGGCGGGGTGCGGGGCGGCGAGTTCGCCCTCCGCGCCCACCGCGCGCTCGATCACGACGTGCAGCCGGTCGTCCGACAGCTCCTCGACCTTGCCGTCGCCCCACTCGACGACGACCACCGACTCCGGCAGCGACACGTCGAGGTCGAGGTCCTCCATCTCGTCCAGGCCGCCGCCGAGGCGGTAGGCGTCCACGTGCACGAGCGGCGGCCCGTCGCCGAGCGGCGGGTGCACGCGCGCGATGACGAAGGTCGGCGAGGTCACGGCGCCCCGCACGTCGAGCCCCGCCCCGAGGCCGCGGGTCAGCGTGGTCTTGCCGGCGCCCAACTCGCCGGTGAGCAGCACCAGATCGCCGGGGCGCAGCAGGGCGGCCAGGCGGCGACCCAAGTCCCCCATGCGCTCGGGGGTGTTGACGGTGATCTGTGCGCGGGCGTACGGAACGTTCATGTTCGCCGATGGTACGGGCCCGCGCGGCCGGCCCCACACTCCCCCGAGCCCTCCGGGCGGTCCCCAGGGCGACCCCCGGAATCTTCCGTTCCGGCCGGGTGGCGGGGTGGCCCGGCCCCGCGCGTGCGGCGCGGCCCCGGCGAGGGGCGGGTCAGGTCGGGGTGGTGGGGCTCGGGTCGGGCGTGACGGGGTGGCCGGTGGCGTCCAGGAGGCGGAGCAGGGCGGCGGTGACGGTCTCCGGGTGCTCCAGCATGACCAGGTGGCCGGCGGTGGGGACGATCTCCAGGTGGGCGTCGGGCAGGAAGCCGGCGATGGCCTCGCTGTGCTCGCTCGGCGTGATCAGATCCCGCTCGCCCGCCAGGACGAGGACCGGCAGGGCGGCGAAGACGGGCAGCGCCTCGGACTTGTCGTGCTCGGCGAAGGCCGGGTAGAACTCGGCCACCACGTCGATCGGCGTCGCCTCGATCAGCCGCTCAGCGAAGCGTGCCACGCCCGGGTCCACGTCGCGCGAGCCGAACGAGTAGCGCTTGATCACCCCGGCGAACAGGTCGGCCGTCGCTCGCCGCCCCCGCTCCACCAGCTCCGCCTGCGCGCCGAGCGCCCGCAGCGTGCTGGGCAGCACCCGCCGCACGGCGCGTACGCCGGCCGCCGGCAGCCCGAAGCTGACCTCGCTGAGCTTGCCGGCCGAGGTGCCGACGAAGGCGGCGCCGACCACCCGGCGGCGCACGAGTTCGGGGAACTGCGCGGCCAGCGCCATGACCGTCATGCCGCCCATCGAGTGGCCCACGAGAATCAGCGGGCCCTCGGGCGCCGCGGCGTCGATGACCGCCTTGAGGTCGCGGCCGAGCAGGTCGATGGTGACCGGCTCGGCGTGCTCGCGTTGGGCCCGGCCGCGCTCGGAGCGGCCGTGGCTGCGCTGGTCCCAGTAGACGGCGCGGGCGGCGCCGGCCAGCGCGGCGCGCTGGAAGTGCCAGGAGTCCTGGCCGAGGCAGTAGCCGTGGCAGAAGACGAGGGTGACCGGCGGCCCGGCCTGGTCGCCGGCCTCGGGCCCCCGCGCCGGACCGGGCTCGACCTCGTACGCCAGCTCCGTGCCGTCCTCGGCGACGGCCACCCCGGGGGTGCCCCGCAGGGTGCCGTACGGGCCGGCCGCGTCCAGCGCCAGCCGGGCCTTGCGGCGCACGCCGCGGCCCACCGTCAGCCGCTCCACGGCGACGCCGACGGCGGCGCCGGCGGCCACCACCCCTATCGCGGCGCCCGCGAGCCCCGCGCCCCGGCGCCATCCCGCGCGGGCCGCCGCCTCGACCGTCCCGGCCGCCGCCTCGACCGCGCCGGCCGCCACCTCGACCGTCCCCCCGGTGTCCTGGCTCATGTCGGGGTGCCCGCCCCCGCGTTCCCGGCCGGGGAAACACCACTCGTACGGGCGATCTCGGCCTCCGTCCCGGGGACGGCCGGGGCCGGCGCGTCGGGCTCGCTGTCGGCGTGCAGGTACACGCGCGGGACGCGCTGGCCGATGCGGGTGACGATCTCGTAGGCGATCGTGCCCACGGCCTGCGCCCAGTCCTCGGCCGTCGGCTCGCCCCGGTCGCCCGGCCCGAACAGCACGGCCTCCTCGCCCACCGTCGCCCGGTCACCACCGAGGTCCACCACGAACTGGTCCATCGCGACCCGGCCGGCCACCGTCCGCCACTTGCCCGCCACCAGCACCGGGCCCGTGTCGGACGCCGCGCGCGGCACGCCGTCCGCGTACCCGACGGGCACCAGCGCCAGCGTCGTGTCGCCCGGTGTGCGGTAGTGGTGTCCGTACGAGACGCCGTGCCCGCCCGGCACCCGCTTGACCAGCGCGATCGACGCGGAGAGCGTCATCGCCGGGCGCAGCCCGAAGTCGGCGCTCACGCCGATCTCCGGGCTGGGCGAGACGCCGTAGGTCGCGATGCCGGACCTGACCAGGTCGAAGTGGGCGTCGGGCAGCGTCAGCAGGGCGGGCGAGTTGGCGATGTGCCGCACCTCGGGGGCGATGCCGGCGGCCTCGGCGTGCGCCAGCATGTCGCGGTACGCGGTGAGCTGGGCGGTGATCGAGGGGTGCCCCGGCTCGTCCGCGCAGGCGAAGTGCGACCACACGCCGGTGACCCTGATCGTCCCGTCCGCCTCGGCCCGCCGGGCGGCGGCCACCAGGTCGGCCCAGTCGTGCGGCTGGCAGCCGTTGCGCCCGAGCCCGGTGTCCGCCTTGAGCTGCACCCGCGCGGGCCGGCCCGCGGCCCGCGCCCCGGCGACGGCCTCGCGCAGCGCCCACATCCCGCTCACCGACACGTCGATGTCCGCCTCGACGGCCTCCCGCCAGGGCCCGCCCGGCGTCCACAGCCAGCACATCAGGCGCCCGGTGTCGCCGGCCGCGCGCAGCGCGATGGCCTCCTGCGGGGTCGCCGTACCCAGCCAGCTCGCGCCCGCCTGCCTGGCCGCCCGCGCGCAGGGGACGGCGCCGTGGCCGTACGCGTCCGCCTTGACCACGGCCATCAGCTCGGCCCGGGGCGCGCGGGCACGCAGCGCGCGCACATTGGCCCGGAGCGCGGCCAGGTCGACCGTGGCTCGGGCACGCATCGGTGTCTCGTTCATCAAGGCCAGTGTCTCAGGCGCCCACCGCCCCTCCCGTGGCCCGTCCGCGTGCTGGCCCGCAGCTCACCCGGCGGCGGCCACGTCCCGCCAGGCCGCGCCCAGGGCATCGGCCACCTCGGACGCGGTGATGGGCGCGCCCGGGCGGCCGGGGGCCGCGGCCGCGTGGCGGGCCGCCAGGCCGTGCAGGTAGGCGCCGGCCGACGCGGCCGTGCGGGCGTCCAGGCCGGTGGCGAGCAGCGCGCCGGTCAGCCCGGAGAGCACGTCGCCGCTGCCGGCGGTGGCCAGCCAGCCGGTGCCGGTCGGGTTGACGCGTACGGGCTCGGCGTCCGGGCCCGTGGCCGGGCCGGCGACCAGCGTGGTGGAGCCCTTGAGCAGCACCGTCGCCCCGGTCTTCGCCGCCAGTTCGCGCACCGCCGCCAGCCGGCCCGCCTCGACCTCCTCGCGGGGGCGGCCGAGCAGCGCCGCCGCCTCGCCCGCGTGCGGGGTCAGCAGGGTCGCGGCGGTGCGGGCGCGGACGCCGTCCGGGGGCAGCAGTCGCAGCCCGTCGGCGTCCACCAGCACCGGCACGTCGCTGGCCAGCACGTCGGCCAGCGCCCGCCGGGCGTCCGCGTCGTCCCCGACGCCGGGGCCGACCACCCACGCCTGCACCCGTCCCGCCTTGCCGGGCGGGCCCGCCGAGACCAGGGTCTCGGGGAAGCGGGCGATCACGGCGTCGGCGCCCGGCCCCACGTACCGCACCGCTCCGGCGCCGCCGCGCAGCGCCCCGGCCACCGCGAGCACCGCCGCACCGGGGTAGCGGGCCGAGCCGGCGACGACGCCGACCACGCCGCGCCGGTACTTGTCGCTCTCCGCCGCCGGGCGCGGCAGCACCGCCGCCACGTCCGCGTGCTGCAACGCCTCCACGTCGGGCACGGACGGCAGCCACGGGCCGAGACCGATGTCCACCAGGCGCGCCGCGCCCGCGTGTTCGGCGGCCGGGTCGATGAGCAGCCCGGGCTTGTACGTGCCGAAGGTGACCGTCGCCGTGGCCCGTACCGCCGCGCCGCGCACCTCGCCGGTGTCGGCGTCCACGCCGCTGGGCAGGTCGACGGCGACCACCGGCACGCCGGCATCGGCGACGGCCCGAGCCAGCAGCGCGGCGTCCGGCCGCAGCCCGCCCCGGCCGCCGATGCCGACGATCCCGTCCAGCACGAGGTCGGCGCGGGCGAGGGCCCGCAGCGCGGGGTGGTCGTCGCGCCGCCCCGTACGGGCGTCGTCCGCGCGCCCGCCGTCGCTCCGGTCCGCCGCGTCGCCGCCCGACGCCGCCGCCGGGTCCGGGCCCACGTCCAGGCCGGCGGCGTCGACCAGCCGGCCGCCCGCCGCGCGCAGGGCCGTGGCGCCGCCGGCGTGGGCGCGGTCGGGGGCGAGCAGCAGGGCGGTGACGGCGGCCCCGCGACGGGCCAGCCGGGCGCCCGCGTAGAGGGCGTCGCCCCCGTTGTCGCCGCTGCCGACGAGCAGCACCACCCGCGCTCCGGACACCCGCCCGCGCGGCGCCGGCCCCGGCCCGGTGCGGGGCCCCGCGCCCGCGCCCAGCAGCCCGGCGCAGGCGGCGGCGAGGCCGGCCGCCGCCCGGTGCATGAGCGTTCCCTCCGGCAGCCGGGCCAACAGCTCGCGCTCGGCGGCCCGTACGGTCTCCACGCTGTACGCAGTCCTCATGCGCCCCAGTCTCCCGCGCCGGGCGCCCGGCGGCCGGGCGAGCGCCGCGCCCGGGCCCGCCGGATGCGCCGCCGGCCGCGCGCTACCGCTCCGGCCAGCCGTCGTCCGCCGGCCAGGCGTCCGCCGGGCCGTCCGGGGCGGAACCGGCGGCCTGCTCGCCCTCGGCGATGACCACGGCCGACGCGACGCCCGCGTCGTGGCTGAGCGAGACGTGCCAGGTGCGCACGCCCAGTTCGGCCGCCCGCTCGGCGACGGTGCCGCGCACCCGCAGCCGGGGCTGGCCGCTGGGCAGCGTCCACACCTCGGCGTCCGTCCAGCGCAGCCCGCTCGGCGCGCCGAGCGCCTTGGCCAGCGCCTCCTTCGCGGCGAACCGGGCGGCCAGCGACGCGGTGCCCCGGCGCTCGCCGCTGGGCAGCCACAGCTCCCGCCGTACGAAGACCCGCTCGGCCAACCCCGGCGTGCGCTCCATGGCCGCGCCGAACCGGTCGATCTCGGCGACGTCGATCCCCACCCCGATGATCACGAGGCCGCCCCGTGGGGGCCGTGGCCCGTGGCGGCCACCGGCCGCGCCGTCACGCGCATCCTCACTCCACCGTCACGGACTTGGCGAGGTTGCGCGGCTGGTCCACCTCGTTGCCCCGGGCCGTGGCCAGCTCGCAGGCGAAGACCTGCAACGGCACGGTGGTCACCAGCGGCTGGAGCAGCGTCGGCGTGGCCGGGACCTCGATGAGGTGGTCGGCGTACGGCGCCACGCCCGCGTCGCCGCGCTCGGCGATCACGATGGTGCGGGCGCCACGGGCCCTGATCTCCTGGATGTTGGAGACGATCTTGTCGTGCAGTACGGACCGGCCGCGCGGCGAGGGGACGACCACGACCACCGGCACGCCGTCCTCGATCAGCGCGATCGGCCCGTGCTTCAGCTCGCCCGCGGCGAACCCCTCGGCGTGCATGTACGCCAGCTCCTTGAGCTTGAGGGCGCCTTCCAGGGCCACCGGGTAGCCCACGTGCCGGCCCAGGAACAGCACCGTGTCCTGGTCGGCCAGCGAGCGCGCCAGCTCGCGCACCGGCTCCATCGTCTCCAGGACCCGCTCCACCTGGCTGGCGATCTCCGACAGCTCCCGGATGACCGCGTGCACCTCGTCGCCCCACTTGGTGCCGCGCACCTGGCCGAGGTAGAGGGCGACGAGGTAGCAGGCGACGAGTTGGGTGAGGAACGCCTTCGTGGAGGCGACGGCGACCTCGGGCCCGGCGTGCGTGTAGAGCACGGCGTCGGACTCGCGCGGGATGGTCGAGCCGTTGGTGTTGCAGATGGCCAGGACCCGGGCGCCCTGCTCGCGGGCGTGCCGCAGCGCCATCAGGGTGTCCATCGTCTCGCCGGACTGGGAGATGGCGACGACCAGGGTGCGCGGGCCCAGGATCGGGTCGCGGTAGCGGAACTCGCTGGCCAGCTCCGTCTCGCAGGGGATGCGGGTCCAGTGCTCGATGGCGTACTTGGCGATCATCCCGGCGTGGAAGGCGGTGCCGCACGCCACGATGACGATCTTGTCGACCTCGCGCAGTTCGGCGGCCGGGATGCGGACCTCGT includes these proteins:
- a CDS encoding NAD(P)H-hydrate dehydratase, whose translation is MRTAYSVETVRAAERELLARLPEGTLMHRAAAGLAAACAGLLGAGAGPRTGPGPAPRGRVSGARVVLLVGSGDNGGDALYAGARLARRGAAVTALLLAPDRAHAGGATALRAAGGRLVDAAGLDVGPDPAAASGGDAADRSDGGRADDARTGRRDDHPALRALARADLVLDGIVGIGGRGGLRPDAALLARAVADAGVPVVAVDLPSGVDADTGEVRGAAVRATATVTFGTYKPGLLIDPAAEHAGAARLVDIGLGPWLPSVPDVEALQHADVAAVLPRPAAESDKYRRGVVGVVAGSARYPGAAVLAVAGALRGGAGAVRYVGPGADAVIARFPETLVSAGPPGKAGRVQAWVVGPGVGDDADARRALADVLASDVPVLVDADGLRLLPPDGVRARTAATLLTPHAGEAAALLGRPREEVEAGRLAAVRELAAKTGATVLLKGSTTLVAGPATGPDAEPVRVNPTGTGWLATAGSGDVLSGLTGALLATGLDARTAASAGAYLHGLAARHAAAAPGRPGAPITASEVADALGAAWRDVAAAG
- a CDS encoding holo-ACP synthase, encoding MIIGVGIDVAEIDRFGAAMERTPGLAERVFVRRELWLPSGERRGTASLAARFAAKEALAKALGAPSGLRWTDAEVWTLPSGQPRLRVRGTVAERAAELGVRTWHVSLSHDAGVASAVVIAEGEQAAGSAPDGPADAWPADDGWPER
- the alr gene encoding alanine racemase; amino-acid sequence: MNETPMRARATVDLAALRANVRALRARAPRAELMAVVKADAYGHGAVPCARAARQAGASWLGTATPQEAIALRAAGDTGRLMCWLWTPGGPWREAVEADIDVSVSGMWALREAVAGARAAGRPARVQLKADTGLGRNGCQPHDWADLVAAARRAEADGTIRVTGVWSHFACADEPGHPSITAQLTAYRDMLAHAEAAGIAPEVRHIANSPALLTLPDAHFDLVRSGIATYGVSPSPEIGVSADFGLRPAMTLSASIALVKRVPGGHGVSYGHHYRTPGDTTLALVPVGYADGVPRAASDTGPVLVAGKWRTVAGRVAMDQFVVDLGGDRATVGEEAVLFGPGDRGEPTAEDWAQAVGTIAYEIVTRIGQRVPRVYLHADSEPDAPAPAVPGTEAEIARTSGVSPAGNAGAGTPT
- the tsaE gene encoding tRNA (adenosine(37)-N6)-threonylcarbamoyltransferase complex ATPase subunit type 1 TsaE, yielding MNVPYARAQITVNTPERMGDLGRRLAALLRPGDLVLLTGELGAGKTTLTRGLGAGLDVRGAVTSPTFVIARVHPPLGDGPPLVHVDAYRLGGGLDEMEDLDLDVSLPESVVVVEWGDGKVEELSDDRLHVVIERAVGAEGELAAPHPAAPAPRAETAAMVPPADVPEPIPANAAGPAVLDVDAATTEAEAEVADVRRVTVTGVGARWAGVDLSPLEG
- a CDS encoding alpha/beta hydrolase gives rise to the protein MSQDTGGTVEVAAGAVEAAAGTVEAAARAGWRRGAGLAGAAIGVVAAGAAVGVAVERLTVGRGVRRKARLALDAAGPYGTLRGTPGVAVAEDGTELAYEVEPGPARGPEAGDQAGPPVTLVFCHGYCLGQDSWHFQRAALAGAARAVYWDQRSHGRSERGRAQREHAEPVTIDLLGRDLKAVIDAAAPEGPLILVGHSMGGMTVMALAAQFPELVRRRVVGAAFVGTSAGKLSEVSFGLPAAGVRAVRRVLPSTLRALGAQAELVERGRRATADLFAGVIKRYSFGSRDVDPGVARFAERLIEATPIDVVAEFYPAFAEHDKSEALPVFAALPVLVLAGERDLITPSEHSEAIAGFLPDAHLEIVPTAGHLVMLEHPETVTAALLRLLDATGHPVTPDPSPTTPT
- the rimI gene encoding ribosomal protein S18-alanine N-acetyltransferase; the protein is MRWWDLDAVLAIEGELFPEDAWSPGMFWSELAHARGAGASRHYVVAEDAAGHLVGYAGLAAVDGTGDVQTIAVASSHWGTGLGARLLSDLLTAATAFECHEVLLEVRVDNARAQRLYERFGFEPIGFRRGYYQPGNVDALVMRLSGPAAPTAPVAQAALTSDAVPDEGADGPIDGLFDAATEQPPEHAPERAPETAPRAARETETGTHG
- the tsaD gene encoding tRNA (adenosine(37)-N6)-threonylcarbamoyltransferase complex transferase subunit TsaD, whose translation is MADATGRRDEPLVLGIETSCDETGVGIVRGHTLLADAVASSVDEHARFGGVVPEVASRAHLEAMVPTIQRALKQAGVAASDLDGIAVTAGPGLSGALLVGVSAAKAYAYALGKPLYGVNHLASHICVDQLEHGALPEPTMALLVSGGHSSLLLAPDITSDVRPLGSTIDDAAGEAFDKVARVLNLGFPGGPVIDRIARDGDPDAIRFPRGLTGPRDAAYDFSFSGLKTSVARWIEAKRAAGEEVPVADVSASFQEAVVDVLTRKAVRACKDNGVDHLMIGGGVAANSRLRAMAERRCEDAGIVLRVPRPGLCTDNGAMVAALGAEMVARGRAASAWDLSADSSLPVTDPHVPAPPVAPDHDHGAGHEHGHGHGHSHGDGHTHGDGHSHDHFHELSKDNLYS
- the tsaB gene encoding tRNA (adenosine(37)-N6)-threonylcarbamoyltransferase complex dimerization subunit type 1 TsaB, which codes for MLLLALDTATPAVTVALHDGRTTLASSHQVDARRHGELLLPAVHRVLATASVTPGDLTHVVAGIGPGPYTGLRVGLATAAAFGAALDIPVRGLCTLDGIAYAAGQAGLTGPFVVATDARRKEVYWARYADGRTRVSEPAVDRPADIAEQVAGLPVVGAGGTLYREVFAAAGAGAALPGVPEGAELPEHQSAVALAALAVEKLAAGEEFPPNQPLYLRRPDAQVPANYKVVTPK
- the glmS gene encoding glutamine--fructose-6-phosphate transaminase (isomerizing); amino-acid sequence: MCGIVGYVGGQSALDVVLAGLGRLEYRGYDSAGVAVLADGGLAAAKKAGKLANLHKELADRPLPTGTAGIGHTRWATHGGPTDANAHPHLDNAGRVAVVHNGIIENFASLRAELAERGHALASETDTEVVAHLLAESFSSTGDLAESMRQVCGRLEGAFTLVAVVADDPDVVVGARRNSPLVVGVGVGENFLASDVSAFIEHTREAIELGQDQVVEVRRDAVTVTGFDGAPATVRPYHVDWDASAAEKGGYDYFMLKEIAEQPKAVADTLLGRIDAAGNLSLDEVRIPAAELREVDKIVIVACGTAFHAGMIAKYAIEHWTRIPCETELASEFRYRDPILGPRTLVVAISQSGETMDTLMALRHAREQGARVLAICNTNGSTIPRESDAVLYTHAGPEVAVASTKAFLTQLVACYLVALYLGQVRGTKWGDEVHAVIRELSEIASQVERVLETMEPVRELARSLADQDTVLFLGRHVGYPVALEGALKLKELAYMHAEGFAAGELKHGPIALIEDGVPVVVVVPSPRGRSVLHDKIVSNIQEIRARGARTIVIAERGDAGVAPYADHLIEVPATPTLLQPLVTTVPLQVFACELATARGNEVDQPRNLAKSVTVE